A window of the Ammoniphilus sp. CFH 90114 genome harbors these coding sequences:
- a CDS encoding GNAT family N-acetyltransferase has translation MTINIKKCTLEDLRKLQQVSYETFNETFKDQNSPENMNAYLERAFNLPQLEKELDNSSSEFYFVYFNNEIAGYLKVNINDAQTEEMGDESLEIERIYIKNKFQKHGLGKYLLNKSMEIAMERSKKKIWLGVWEKNENAIVFYKKMGFVQTGAHSFYMGDEEQIDLIMIKTLL, from the coding sequence ATGACTATAAATATAAAAAAGTGTACCCTTGAAGATTTACGCAAACTTCAGCAAGTCAGTTATGAAACATTTAATGAGACATTTAAGGATCAGAATTCACCCGAAAATATGAATGCCTATTTGGAAAGGGCATTTAACTTGCCACAATTAGAAAAAGAATTGGACAATAGTTCTTCAGAATTCTATTTCGTTTATTTTAACAATGAAATCGCTGGCTATTTAAAGGTTAACATTAATGATGCTCAGACTGAAGAAATGGGTGATGAATCACTTGAAATCGAGAGGATCTATATAAAGAACAAATTTCAAAAACATGGTCTGGGTAAATACCTGCTAAATAAATCTATGGAAATTGCGATGGAACGCAGTAAAAAGAAAATATGGCTAGGCGTATGGGAAAAAAATGAAAATGCCATTGTTTTTTATAAGAAAATGGGTTTTGTTCAAACTGGAGCCCACTCTTTTTATATGGGTGATGAAGAACAAATTGACTTAATAATGATCAAAACACTCCTATAA
- a CDS encoding GNAT family N-acetyltransferase: protein MVVHPSHFRKGIGAELLRYVENIEIGIDEIIISTGAKNMRYLRE from the coding sequence TTGGTAGTTCATCCTTCTCATTTTCGGAAAGGGATCGGTGCAGAATTACTAAGGTATGTAGAAAATATCGAAATTGGAATAGATGAAATCATCATTTCAACAGGAGCAAAGAATATGAGGTATCTCAGGGAATAA
- a CDS encoding FMN-binding negative transcriptional regulator, protein MYIPKYFKVTNVDEIWDFVQKNSFATIVTTEQVKPIATHLPLVLKKKGDDYYLTGHMAYGNPQWRTFETCEDVLVMFQGPHAYISSSWYSHENVPTWNYQAIHMYGKASILEKDELIEELTGMLNKYEQNRENPVLWDKLSPELLENQLKGIVGFKIKVAEIQAAYKLSQNRNETDYINIINNLQNEGNPNSKQMAGLMGKRLKNQI, encoded by the coding sequence ATGTATATACCAAAATATTTTAAGGTCACAAATGTTGATGAAATTTGGGATTTTGTTCAAAAAAACTCTTTTGCCACGATTGTTACTACAGAACAAGTGAAACCAATTGCCACTCATTTGCCTTTGGTATTAAAGAAAAAAGGCGACGATTACTATCTTACTGGACATATGGCTTATGGAAATCCTCAGTGGAGAACATTTGAAACCTGTGAAGATGTGCTTGTTATGTTTCAGGGACCGCATGCTTATATTTCTTCTTCCTGGTATTCGCACGAAAATGTTCCAACTTGGAATTATCAGGCTATTCATATGTATGGAAAAGCAAGTATTTTAGAAAAAGATGAACTAATAGAAGAATTAACAGGAATGTTGAATAAATATGAACAAAATCGTGAAAATCCAGTTTTATGGGATAAACTTTCTCCTGAGCTCTTAGAAAATCAACTAAAAGGGATTGTTGGTTTTAAGATTAAAGTTGCAGAAATCCAGGCTGCTTATAAATTAAGCCAGAATCGTAATGAAACGGATTATATTAACATTATTAATAATTTACAAAATGAAGGAAATCCAAATTCGAAACAAATGGCAGGACTAATGGGAAAGAGATTAAAAAATCAAATATAA
- a CDS encoding NAD(P)-dependent oxidoreductase, translated as MNILLLGATGRVGSHIVTYALYDRHHVTVLVRTPEKIQINNENLTIIQGNVLNKDDIVRAMHGIDVVISALNTDGTSTLSESMPLIIEAMENEGIKRIITIGTAGILQSRTTPDCLRYQSSESKRKSTRAAKEHHKVYDMLKQSTLEWTIVCPTYLPDGERVGKYRIDRDFLPEGGVEISVPDTAEFTFRQLKTSDYIKSRVGIAY; from the coding sequence ATGAATATTTTACTTTTAGGTGCAACGGGACGAGTTGGAAGTCACATCGTTACTTATGCCCTGTATGACAGACATCATGTTACTGTATTAGTTCGCACTCCAGAGAAGATTCAAATAAATAATGAAAATTTAACCATTATTCAAGGGAATGTTTTAAATAAAGATGATATCGTACGTGCAATGCATGGGATTGATGTAGTTATTAGTGCACTAAATACCGATGGCACATCCACGCTATCAGAAAGTATGCCACTTATTATCGAAGCAATGGAAAACGAAGGTATTAAACGGATCATAACTATAGGAACTGCAGGTATCCTACAAAGTAGAACCACGCCAGATTGTCTGCGTTATCAGTCAAGTGAATCAAAGCGTAAATCAACCCGCGCAGCGAAAGAACATCATAAAGTTTACGATATGCTCAAACAATCAACCCTCGAATGGACGATTGTCTGTCCTACGTACTTGCCGGATGGAGAAAGGGTCGGCAAATATCGAATAGATCGAGATTTCTTGCCGGAGGGTGGAGTTGAAATATCCGTACCGGATACAGCAGAATTTACATTTAGACAGTTAAAAACGAGCGATTATATAAAATCACGTGTAGGGATCGCCTACTAA